GCCAGCGCGACTTCTCCAAAGGCGGCGGCGACCGCCCCTTCAAGCGCCCCAAGCCGCGCGAAGAAGCTTTCGTCGACCCGGATCTGAACCCGGGCGGCGGAGCACCGGACCAGGCTGACCGGAAGGGCGGCGCCAAGCCCGCCGCCCGCAAGCCCGCGGCCCGCAAGCCGGGCGCCGGCAAGGTTCCAGGCACCCCGGGTGCGCTCAAGCCCAAGCCGCGCGTCGGCGCCGGTGCCGCCAAGGCAGTCGGGTCCCGCGCCTTCGGCAGCGAACGCTTCGGCCAGAGCCTCGGCCCCGTCCGCAAGCCGGCCCGCAAGCGCGGACCCCGCGGCGCCGTGCCGCAGTCCGAGCTGCACGACGCCGACGGCGTGCGCCTGCAGAAGGTCATGGCCTCCGCCGGCGTCGCCTCCCGGCGCGTCTGCGAGGAAATGATCGCCGAAGGCCGCGTCGAGGTCGACGGCCAGGTCGTCACGGAGCTCGGCGTGCGCGTCGACCCCAAGACCGCCGTGATCCATGTCGACGGCCTGCGCATCCAGCTGGACGAAAACATGGTCTACATGGTGTTCAACAAGCCCAAGGGCGTCGTCTCCACCATGGAGGACCCGGACGGCCGCCCGTGCATTAGCGACTTCGTCCGCAACCACCACGGCGAACGCCTCTTCCACGTTGGCCGCCTCGACGTCGCCACCGAGGGCCTGCTGCTGCTGACCAACGACGGCGAGCTCGCCAACCGCCTGACGCACCCGTCCTACGAGGTGCCCAAGACGTACCTCGTCCAGGTCCGCGGGCCGTTCCCGCAGGGCGTCGGCGCCCAGCTCAAGGCCGGCATCGAACTTGAAGACGGCATCGCCTCCGTGGACTCCTTCAAGCTCGTCGACTCGACCCCGGGCCACGTGCTGATCGAGGTTGTGCTGCACTCGGGCAAGAACCGCATCGTGCGCCGCCTCTTCGACGCCGTCGGTTTCCCGGTGCTGCGCCTGGTGCGCGTCAAGGTCGGACCCATCGGCCTGGGCGACCAGCGCCAGGGCAGCATCCGCAACCTCGGCAAGCAGGAAGTCGGCCACCTGCTGGCATCCGTGGGGCTGTAGGCATGTCCGCATTTCGCACCCACGGCCGCGGCCACCTGAACGGGCCGGTCGTGGTCGTGGGGACCGGGCTGCTGGGCACCAGCATCGGGCTGGGCCTCCGCGGCCGGGGAGTGGCCGTGTTCCTCTCCGACCCTTCGCCGACCAATCAGGCCGTCGCCGTCGACATCGGCGCCGGCCTGCCTTTGGCGCGCCTTGAGGACGAAGCGCCGGAGCTCGTTGTGGTCGCCGCGCCGCCGGACGTGACCGCCGACGTCGTCGCCAAGGCCCTCGCGGACTACCCGCAGGCCGTGGTGGTCGACATCGCCAGCGTCAAGGCGTCCATCCTGGCAGAGCTGCGCGCCCGCGGCGCGGACCTGGGCCGCTACGTCGGCACGCACCCGATGGCCGGCCGGGAGAAGTCCGGCCCGGTGGCCGCCCGCGGCGAACTGTTCACCTCCATGCCCTGGGTGCTCTGCCCCTCGGCTGAAACGCGGCCCGAGGCACTGCAGGCGGCCCGCGCGCTGGCCGGCGACCTAGGCGCCGTCGTCTCCGAATTCGGCGCCGAGGAACACGACGAAGCCGTCGCGTTGGTCTCGCACCTGCCCCAGGTCATGTCCTCGCTGGTGGCCAGCAGGCTGCAGGGCACCCCGCTGCACGCCCTTTCGCTGGCCGGCAACGGCCTGCGCGACGTGACCAGGATCGCCGCGAGCGACCCCACGCTGTGGGTGCAGATCCTCGGCGCCAACGCGGCCCAGATCGTGGAGATCCTCTACGGCGTCCGCGACGACCTGAAGCGTCTGATCGGAACCCTCGAGGATCCGACGGCGCCGGGCGCCCGGCTGGACCTTGCCCAGCTGATCAGCGAAGGCAACGCTGGCCAGGCCCGGATCCCGGGCAAGCACGGCGGACCGCCGCAGGCCTACTCCTGGCTGACCGTGCTGGTGGACGACACGCCCGGCCAGATCGCGAAGCTCCTGACGGAGATTGGCGAAATCGGCGTCAACCTCGAGGACCTCCGACTGGACCACTCCTCGGGACAGAATGTCGGCATGGTGGAAATCTCCGTGCTGCCTAACAAGCACGAGCTGCTCATCGAAGCCCTCAACGACCGTGGATGGCGGGTACTCCAGTAATGACCCAGGAACTCATTGAAACGGTGGACGTCGTCCGCCCCGGCAAGAGCCTCGTCGTCGCAATCGACGGCCCCTCCGGCTCCGGCAAATCGAGCGTCAGCAAAGAGGTGGCACGCCGGCTACGGCTGGCCTACCTCGACACCGGCGCCATGTACCGGGCCCTGACCTGGTTCTGCCTCGACAACGGCACGAACCTGGCCGACGGCGAAGCCATTGAAGCCGCCGCCGAGGGACTCCAGCTCGAGATCAGCACCAGCCCGCAGGAAGAATATGTCCGGGTCGCAGGGACCGACATCACCGACGCCATTCGCGAACCGGCCATTTCCGCCGCGGTCAGCGCCATCGCCACCACGCTTGGCGCGCGGACCGAACTGATCCGCCGGCAGCGCGAGCTGATCGAAAAGCACCACCGCCGCATGGTGGTCGAGGGACGGGACATCACCACCGTCGTCGCACCCCACGCCGAGGTACGCATGCTGCTCACCGCCAACGAGGAGGCACGCCTCCGCCGCCGCGGCATCCAGCTCGGCGGCAGCCAGAGCGCCGAACAGCTCGCGGCGCAGGTCACGGCCCGTGACGCGAAGGACTCCACCGTGGTGAACTTCACCCAGGCCGCCGACGGCGTGGTCACCCTCGACTCCTCGGACCTGGACTTCGCCCAGACCGTCGATGCGGCCCTTGGGATCGTGCACAAGGTTCTCAACCACACGGTCATCAACCACACGGCCATCAACCGTGACTGAGCGCCCAGCCGGGGCGGAGCACCCCGGCCGCTGGTTCCTCGACGGGACCATGGCATGGAGCCGGCCGGTCGGCTGGATCCTGGACCATCTGGTCTACCGGACCACCGTCAGGGGCCGTTCCAACGTGCCGGACGCCGGCCCGGTCATTTTTGCCGGAAACCACATCAGTTTCCTGGACGGCCCGGTGATGTTCGGGGCCGCGCCGCGGCCGATGCACATTTTCGTCAAGAAGGAGATGTTCCGGGGCTTCCCGGGCCTGGTGCTGAAAGCCTCCGGCCAGTTGGCGGTCGACCGGTCGGGTGACCGGACGGCGCTGCAGCGGGCCAAGAGCGTCCTCGACGCCGGACGGTGCGTCGGGATCCTTCCCGAGGGTACCCGGGGGAACGGGGAAGCCGCGGCGATCAACAACGGGGTGGCCTGGCTTGCGCTGAACTCAGCCGCCACCGTGATCCCGGTCGCGATCCTGGGCACCAGGATCGGCGGCGAGCACCTCAACGCGGTTCCCCGGCCCGGCCGCCGGCTGCATGTCAGCTTCGGCGGCGCCCTCAATCTCAGCCGCAAGCCCGGGGAGACCGGGCGTGCTTCAATGGACAGGGTGGGTACCGAGATCCGCGCCGCCCTCGCACGGCACGTCCAAGACACCATTCAGTGCAGCGGGCAGAGCCTGCCCGACGCGGATTCCCCGCAAGAACGCCAGACAGCAGTAGCCGGGACGCCGGCAGATCACCACCTAAGGAAAGTGCAATGAGC
The nucleotide sequence above comes from Arthrobacter sp. KBS0702. Encoded proteins:
- a CDS encoding pseudouridine synthase, which encodes MTQAGRQGSPRNSSGRTSAGQQSARTQGAGGAGRGQRDFSKGGGDRPFKRPKPREEAFVDPDLNPGGGAPDQADRKGGAKPAARKPAARKPGAGKVPGTPGALKPKPRVGAGAAKAVGSRAFGSERFGQSLGPVRKPARKRGPRGAVPQSELHDADGVRLQKVMASAGVASRRVCEEMIAEGRVEVDGQVVTELGVRVDPKTAVIHVDGLRIQLDENMVYMVFNKPKGVVSTMEDPDGRPCISDFVRNHHGERLFHVGRLDVATEGLLLLTNDGELANRLTHPSYEVPKTYLVQVRGPFPQGVGAQLKAGIELEDGIASVDSFKLVDSTPGHVLIEVVLHSGKNRIVRRLFDAVGFPVLRLVRVKVGPIGLGDQRQGSIRNLGKQEVGHLLASVGL
- a CDS encoding prephenate dehydrogenase; translation: MSAFRTHGRGHLNGPVVVVGTGLLGTSIGLGLRGRGVAVFLSDPSPTNQAVAVDIGAGLPLARLEDEAPELVVVAAPPDVTADVVAKALADYPQAVVVDIASVKASILAELRARGADLGRYVGTHPMAGREKSGPVAARGELFTSMPWVLCPSAETRPEALQAARALAGDLGAVVSEFGAEEHDEAVALVSHLPQVMSSLVASRLQGTPLHALSLAGNGLRDVTRIAASDPTLWVQILGANAAQIVEILYGVRDDLKRLIGTLEDPTAPGARLDLAQLISEGNAGQARIPGKHGGPPQAYSWLTVLVDDTPGQIAKLLTEIGEIGVNLEDLRLDHSSGQNVGMVEISVLPNKHELLIEALNDRGWRVLQ
- a CDS encoding 1-acyl-sn-glycerol-3-phosphate acyltransferase produces the protein MAWSRPVGWILDHLVYRTTVRGRSNVPDAGPVIFAGNHISFLDGPVMFGAAPRPMHIFVKKEMFRGFPGLVLKASGQLAVDRSGDRTALQRAKSVLDAGRCVGILPEGTRGNGEAAAINNGVAWLALNSAATVIPVAILGTRIGGEHLNAVPRPGRRLHVSFGGALNLSRKPGETGRASMDRVGTEIRAALARHVQDTIQCSGQSLPDADSPQERQTAVAGTPADHHLRKVQ
- the cmk gene encoding (d)CMP kinase — translated: MTQELIETVDVVRPGKSLVVAIDGPSGSGKSSVSKEVARRLRLAYLDTGAMYRALTWFCLDNGTNLADGEAIEAAAEGLQLEISTSPQEEYVRVAGTDITDAIREPAISAAVSAIATTLGARTELIRRQRELIEKHHRRMVVEGRDITTVVAPHAEVRMLLTANEEARLRRRGIQLGGSQSAEQLAAQVTARDAKDSTVVNFTQAADGVVTLDSSDLDFAQTVDAALGIVHKVLNHTVINHTAINRD